In a single window of the Bacteroidia bacterium genome:
- a CDS encoding ketoacyl-ACP synthase III translates to MKSYISYLCYHLPERTLTNIELKETFPKWNVDEMYQSTGVFSRHIAESNQTPSDLAFIAAENLLNENSIDRTKIDFILFVTQSNDYITPTTACILQKRLCLPVTAGAIDLNQGCTGFIYGLSIADGLIKAGTASNILLLTAETSSKYIHKKDKSCRFLFGDGSSAAIISDTPGKLGMKIGKFILGTDGKGYQNIIIKYGAARHAISEASTEEIKDEYGNIRTESNFFMNGNSVFLFSINVVPKLVTQILEKSGLKLNDIDLFVFHQANKIILDTIRKKLCIPEEKLIIDIEHTGNTVSSSVPIVLKNVLSKYSFLKGNRIMLVAFGVGYSWGATIITAE, encoded by the coding sequence ATGAAAAGTTATATTTCATATTTATGTTATCATTTACCAGAGAGAACACTCACAAACATTGAGCTAAAAGAAACTTTTCCAAAATGGAATGTAGATGAAATGTATCAGTCAACAGGAGTTTTTTCTAGGCATATAGCAGAATCAAACCAAACACCTTCTGATTTAGCTTTTATTGCTGCAGAAAACTTACTAAACGAGAATTCTATTGACAGAACAAAAATTGATTTTATTTTATTTGTTACTCAAAGCAATGATTATATTACTCCCACTACTGCATGTATTTTACAAAAACGATTATGCCTTCCAGTTACTGCCGGAGCAATTGATTTAAATCAGGGATGCACAGGTTTCATATATGGGCTTTCTATTGCAGATGGTTTAATTAAAGCCGGAACTGCCTCAAACATACTACTATTAACTGCAGAAACAAGCTCAAAATATATTCACAAAAAAGATAAAAGTTGTCGTTTCCTTTTTGGTGACGGTTCATCTGCCGCAATTATTTCTGACACACCGGGTAAACTTGGTATGAAAATCGGCAAGTTTATTCTTGGAACAGATGGTAAAGGGTACCAAAATATAATAATAAAATATGGTGCTGCCAGACATGCTATTTCTGAGGCAAGTACAGAAGAAATTAAAGATGAATATGGAAATATCCGTACCGAATCTAATTTTTTTATGAATGGAAATTCAGTCTTTCTATTCTCAATTAATGTAGTTCCTAAACTTGTAACACAGATTCTTGAAAAATCAGGATTAAAACTAAATGATATAGACCTGTTTGTTTTTCACCAGGCAAATAAAATTATTCTTGATACCATTAGAAAGAAACTTTGTATTCCCGAAGAAAAACTCATAATTGATATTGAACATACTGGTAATACAGTTTCATCATCTGTACCAATTGTCTTAAAAAATGTACTTTCAAAATATTCATTTTTAAAAGGGAATAGAATAATGCTTGTTGCTTTTGGCGTTGGCTATTCATGGGGAGCAACTATTATTACAGCAGAATAA
- a CDS encoding acyl carrier protein gives MTVEEFILKIEAEFPDMEQGKLLPDSVFREVMNWNSINALILIAMVDTEYDVILTADDLRSSVIVNDIFSIIQTRHT, from the coding sequence ATGACTGTTGAAGAATTTATTCTCAAAATAGAAGCTGAATTTCCTGATATGGAACAAGGGAAACTATTGCCAGATTCAGTTTTTAGAGAAGTAATGAACTGGAATTCAATAAATGCATTAATTCTTATTGCAATGGTTGATACAGAATACGATGTGATTTTAACAGCAGATGATTTAAGATCTTCTGTAATTGTTAATGATATTTTTTCAATAATTCAAACAAGACACACGTAA
- a CDS encoding ketoacyl-ACP synthase III: MALVSVENVKFSGLAACVPQFEYNNIDYDLLSKEDNELLIKTIGVEKRRMAGPHITASDMCQMAAEKLLSQMSVNASEIDILIFVSQSRDYVLPCTAIVLQDKMGLPKTSLAFDIPLGCSGYVYGIYVLGSLLSKGQLKKGLLLVGDISSLSSCYLDPSTFPLFGDSGTATILEYDPAAKPMWFNMQSDGSGWEAISIPEGGTRNYPKEDSFLIKEVAPGIKRSRFHLQLNGIDVFNFTLREVAPNINVLLKHLSKTTEDYQYYLFHQANKLMNETIRKKLKLVPEKVPYTLHKYGNTSSGSIPLTMVSELRKELEEKPLSLIFSGFGVGLSWASAAIETDKIICPELIEYPNLGDKTPQPKIEDIKSFK, from the coding sequence ATGGCGCTAGTAAGTGTTGAAAATGTAAAATTTTCCGGTCTCGCTGCTTGTGTTCCGCAGTTTGAGTACAATAATATTGATTATGACCTGCTTTCAAAAGAAGACAACGAACTTTTAATAAAGACAATTGGTGTAGAGAAAAGAAGAATGGCAGGTCCACATATCACTGCTTCCGATATGTGTCAAATGGCTGCTGAAAAACTTCTTTCCCAAATGTCAGTAAATGCTTCGGAAATTGACATTCTGATATTTGTTAGCCAATCCCGCGATTATGTCCTGCCTTGTACAGCTATAGTGCTTCAGGATAAAATGGGTTTACCTAAAACCTCTTTAGCTTTTGATATTCCTTTAGGCTGTTCCGGATATGTTTACGGTATATATGTTTTGGGAAGTTTACTTTCTAAAGGTCAATTAAAAAAAGGATTATTACTTGTTGGTGATATTAGTTCATTAAGCAGTTGTTATCTTGATCCTAGTACTTTCCCTCTTTTCGGAGATTCAGGAACAGCAACTATACTTGAATACGATCCAGCAGCAAAACCAATGTGGTTTAATATGCAATCAGACGGTTCAGGTTGGGAAGCAATAAGTATTCCTGAAGGAGGAACCAGAAATTATCCTAAAGAAGATTCATTTCTAATAAAGGAAGTAGCGCCTGGTATTAAACGCAGTCGTTTTCATTTGCAATTAAACGGAATAGATGTTTTTAATTTTACACTCAGAGAAGTCGCACCTAACATAAATGTTCTTCTTAAGCATCTTTCAAAAACAACTGAAGATTATCAATATTATCTTTTTCACCAGGCAAATAAACTGATGAATGAAACAATAAGAAAGAAACTGAAACTTGTTCCAGAGAAAGTACCATATACTTTACATAAATATGGTAATACGAGTTCCGGATCTATTCCTCTTACTATGGTTTCGGAATTAAGAAAAGAACTTGAAGAAAAACCTCTTTCATTAATCTTTTCAGGATTCGGTGTAGGATTATCATGGGCCAGTGCTGCAATTGAGACTGATAAAATTATATGTCCAGAACTTATTGAATATCCTAATCTGGGAGACAAAACACCCCAACCAAAAATAGAAGATATAAAATCATTCAAATAA
- a CDS encoding SDR family oxidoreductase, whose amino-acid sequence MQNPFSLKGKCILITGASSGIGQQIAINLSELEANVIIAGRNEERLNETFSKLKGNNNLRIVADLSDDKQIKELVQKIPCNINGVVHSAGITSHMPAQLIGTKQLDEVMKINFHAPVLLNRYLISLRKIMDGSSIVFLSTIATLHPYYGGSLYSASKKAIEGYSLTLALELAPRKIRSNCISPAMVETPMLEKTAQTISAEALEGMRAIHPLGFGTTQDVASTVIFLLSDGAKWITGANIVMGGF is encoded by the coding sequence ATGCAGAACCCATTTTCACTAAAAGGTAAATGTATCCTGATTACAGGAGCTTCCTCAGGAATTGGGCAACAAATTGCAATTAATCTTTCAGAACTTGAAGCTAATGTAATTATTGCAGGAAGAAATGAAGAAAGACTAAATGAAACTTTTTCAAAATTAAAAGGCAATAATAATCTGCGTATTGTTGCAGATTTGAGCGATGATAAACAAATTAAAGAATTAGTACAGAAGATTCCCTGTAACATTAACGGTGTAGTTCATTCAGCAGGTATTACAAGTCATATGCCTGCACAACTTATCGGGACAAAGCAATTAGACGAAGTAATGAAAATTAATTTTCATGCACCTGTATTACTTAACAGATATTTAATTTCGCTCAGAAAAATTATGGATGGTTCTTCAATTGTTTTTCTTTCTACAATAGCTACCCTACACCCATACTATGGAGGCAGTTTATATTCTGCATCAAAAAAAGCTATTGAAGGATATTCATTAACACTTGCACTTGAATTAGCACCAAGAAAAATACGGTCAAACTGCATTTCACCTGCTATGGTTGAAACACCTATGCTTGAAAAAACAGCCCAAACTATTTCCGCAGAAGCCTTGGAAGGGATGAGAGCTATTCATCCACTTGGTTTTGGGACAACTCAGGATGTTGCAAGTACTGTAATTTTCTTATTATCAGACGGAGCAAAATGGATTACAGGAGCAAACATTGTTATGGGAGGATTTTAG
- a CDS encoding glycosyltransferase family 2 protein produces the protein MNKPEYSVVVPVYNSKDSLEELFERTNKIFSKINKTFEMIFVEDGGWDGSWEVIKRIKTTHPEIVKGIKLSRNFGQHNAVLCGFAQVQGQYVITIDDDLQLQPEDIAKLIECNKDQQYDLVYGYFTKKNHSAVRNFGSNVIKKSSKVIYKTPGEGSSFRLIRREITDSLVQHSQEFVYIDDLLLWYTTSIGFVEVEHKKRVYNTTQYTTFNLFKLAFKLLVVSTDIPLKIMVYGGFLSSIITFLFGLYYIFRKVFYKVPPGYTSIIVTILFSTSIIILSLGIIGQYLHKVYKMQNKRPAYLVKEKI, from the coding sequence ATGAATAAACCTGAATATTCAGTTGTAGTACCAGTTTATAACAGCAAAGATTCGTTAGAAGAGTTATTCGAACGTACGAATAAAATATTCTCAAAAATCAACAAAACTTTTGAAATGATTTTTGTTGAAGACGGAGGCTGGGATGGAAGCTGGGAAGTAATTAAAAGAATAAAAACAACTCATCCGGAAATAGTAAAAGGAATTAAATTATCTCGTAATTTTGGTCAGCATAACGCTGTGCTTTGTGGTTTTGCACAAGTTCAAGGGCAATATGTTATAACAATTGATGATGATTTACAGCTTCAACCCGAAGATATTGCAAAACTAATTGAATGTAATAAAGACCAACAATATGATCTTGTTTACGGATATTTTACAAAGAAAAATCATTCAGCTGTAAGAAATTTCGGAAGCAACGTTATTAAAAAATCTTCAAAAGTAATATACAAGACACCTGGAGAAGGCTCTTCTTTTCGCCTTATCAGAAGAGAAATTACAGATAGCCTTGTACAACACAGTCAGGAATTTGTATATATTGACGATTTATTGTTATGGTATACTACCTCCATTGGGTTTGTAGAGGTAGAACATAAAAAAAGAGTATATAACACAACACAATATACAACTTTTAATTTATTCAAACTTGCATTTAAACTATTGGTTGTAAGTACAGATATTCCATTGAAGATAATGGTTTACGGAGGATTTCTTTCATCAATTATTACTTTTCTTTTTGGACTTTATTATATTTTTCGCAAAGTATTTTATAAAGTTCCTCCTGGATATACATCAATTATTGTTACAATACTTTTTTCGACCAGTATTATTATTTTAAGTCTTGGGATTATAGGACAATACCTCCACAAGGTTTATAAAATGCAGAATAAACGTCCGGCTTATCTTGTAAAAGAAAAGATTTAA
- a CDS encoding GNAT family N-acetyltransferase, which yields MKWNRYGITLSRITEDDIELIRCWRNDPKVSQHMIYRSHITSEQQIKWFHKINNNQNSYYLIIYKNEKIGLINNKNIETKDKSSEAGIFIWNDSFDFAPLLASILLCEIGFYIMKGGDSYAKVLKRNKRAIEYNNIIGYDVIERKPRSRYIKIKLTKENFKSRTEKLRQTIMINTNSNGELSLELEKHDYESGLAQMMENLYIFPLMWEDPSIKCIEHNGGKIYSGTLII from the coding sequence ATGAAGTGGAATAGATATGGCATAACACTTAGCCGGATTACGGAAGATGACATTGAGCTGATCAGGTGTTGGCGAAATGATCCTAAGGTAAGTCAGCATATGATTTACAGAAGCCATATTACTTCTGAACAACAAATAAAATGGTTTCATAAAATTAACAACAATCAAAATTCTTATTATCTTATCATATATAAAAACGAAAAAATCGGATTAATTAATAATAAGAATATTGAAACCAAGGACAAATCTTCAGAAGCCGGAATATTTATCTGGAATGACAGTTTTGATTTTGCTCCATTACTTGCATCAATACTGCTTTGCGAAATTGGATTTTACATTATGAAAGGTGGCGATTCTTATGCAAAAGTTCTTAAAAGAAACAAAAGAGCCATTGAGTATAACAACATAATAGGGTACGATGTTATAGAAAGAAAACCTCGTAGTCGGTATATCAAAATCAAACTTACTAAAGAAAATTTTAAATCACGAACCGAGAAACTTCGCCAGACTATTATGATCAATACAAATTCTAACGGTGAATTATCTTTAGAACTGGAGAAACATGATTATGAATCTGGTCTTGCACAGATGATGGAGAATTTATATATTTTTCCATTAATGTGGGAAGATCCTTCAATAAAATGCATAGAACATAACGGAGGTAAAATTTATTCAGGAACATTAATAATTTAA
- a CDS encoding class I SAM-dependent methyltransferase: MQIYKYVPKPLKKHYKKLFWRVFYNYIGTIGILKKARFLNHGIIEDHENITMDQFNPLLFRKLSQNLYLHLMREAEINGKNYMEIGCGRGAGLELLMNTYKPAKAVGVDISDTNIRYGKKINKGNGVQFIRGDAEKQIFPDKSFDVVLNLESSHCYASKMNFYKNVKNILKDDGTFLYSDLFWFDHLTLEMEKQFEEIGLYIVKKEDITKPIMRSIELQSKIRMHYVKGKATPNKKLSDMVALPGTPLYDGLTNGTIKYLFYVLKKK, from the coding sequence ATGCAGATTTACAAATACGTTCCCAAACCATTAAAAAAACATTATAAAAAACTCTTTTGGAGGGTATTCTATAATTATATCGGAACAATTGGAATATTAAAAAAAGCAAGATTTCTGAATCACGGAATTATTGAGGATCATGAAAATATTACTATGGATCAGTTTAATCCTTTATTGTTCAGAAAGCTTTCACAGAATTTATATTTACATCTTATGCGCGAAGCCGAAATTAACGGTAAAAACTACATGGAGATAGGCTGTGGAAGAGGTGCCGGTCTTGAATTACTAATGAATACTTATAAGCCTGCTAAAGCAGTAGGTGTTGATATTTCTGATACTAACATAAGGTACGGAAAAAAAATAAATAAAGGTAACGGAGTTCAATTTATCAGGGGCGATGCAGAAAAACAAATATTTCCTGACAAAAGTTTTGATGTTGTACTAAACCTTGAATCTTCACATTGTTATGCTTCCAAAATGAATTTTTATAAAAATGTAAAAAATATTCTTAAAGACGATGGTACATTTTTATATTCTGACTTGTTCTGGTTTGACCATCTTACATTAGAAATGGAAAAACAATTTGAAGAAATCGGACTTTATATCGTTAAAAAAGAAGATATTACAAAGCCCATCATGCGTTCAATCGAATTACAATCAAAAATTCGAATGCATTACGTAAAAGGAAAAGCTACTCCTAATAAAAAACTTTCTGATATGGTTGCATTACCGGGCACACCTTTGTATGATGGATTAACAAATGGAACTATTAAATATTTGTTCTATGTTCTGAAAAAGAAATAA
- a CDS encoding B12-binding domain-containing radical SAM protein, whose protein sequence is MKLLLINPNSAFQKYPPLSLAIIASLTPSDWEVEILDLNFTPLSIKKADLVGITSFTCTAPMAYEIAKLYRKNNMKVVMGGIHASILPDEALNYVDSVVIGEAEGIWNKVIEDFVKGELKQTYKAELLPYENWPIPRHDLLHPYYQMGAIQTSRGCPFNCDFCSVSLFNGNQYRLRPIDEVIAELKTIKAKRLFILDDNILGVGKKNEERALELFRRIKEEKINKPWFSFASVNFADKPEIIKAAAESGCEMIFIGFEAEDDEQLKEMNKGLNVKSGSHLYSEAVKKINKHKIAVMGGFIIGFDTDTKESIDRRLKFMLRHRINSMSVAYLTPLPGTKSYNNLVKENRIIKNDYPKDWSKYNFLNVLYQPKNMTPEELAEKYFDIIVALYKRKNILMRALVTFIQTRSYKITKNSYRLNMRTYLSYKRAYDKYLKNNPNARKI, encoded by the coding sequence ATGAAACTTCTTTTAATCAATCCCAACAGCGCCTTCCAAAAATATCCCCCTTTAAGTCTAGCAATAATTGCTTCACTTACTCCCTCTGACTGGGAAGTAGAAATATTGGATTTAAACTTCACTCCACTTTCTATAAAAAAAGCCGACCTGGTTGGTATAACATCGTTCACTTGCACTGCGCCTATGGCTTATGAAATAGCTAAATTGTATAGAAAAAACAACATGAAAGTTGTTATGGGTGGTATTCATGCTTCTATTTTACCCGATGAAGCATTAAATTATGTGGACAGTGTTGTAATTGGAGAAGCTGAAGGTATTTGGAATAAAGTAATTGAAGATTTTGTTAAAGGAGAATTAAAACAAACATATAAAGCGGAGCTTCTTCCTTATGAAAATTGGCCCATACCACGTCACGACTTATTACATCCATATTATCAAATGGGTGCAATTCAAACATCAAGAGGCTGTCCGTTTAATTGCGATTTTTGTTCAGTTTCATTATTTAATGGTAACCAATACAGACTACGCCCTATTGATGAAGTTATTGCCGAACTTAAAACTATTAAAGCAAAAAGATTATTTATTTTAGATGATAATATTTTAGGAGTTGGCAAGAAAAATGAAGAAAGGGCATTAGAATTATTTAGAAGAATAAAAGAAGAGAAAATTAATAAACCATGGTTCTCATTTGCATCAGTAAATTTTGCTGATAAGCCTGAAATTATTAAAGCTGCAGCTGAAAGCGGTTGCGAAATGATTTTTATAGGATTTGAAGCTGAAGATGACGAGCAGCTAAAAGAAATGAATAAAGGATTAAATGTAAAATCTGGATCACATCTTTATTCAGAAGCAGTAAAAAAAATAAATAAACATAAAATTGCAGTAATGGGCGGTTTTATTATAGGTTTTGATACTGACACAAAAGAAAGCATTGACAGACGTTTAAAATTTATGCTAAGACATAGAATAAATTCTATGTCGGTTGCTTATTTAACTCCACTTCCAGGAACAAAATCATATAACAATTTGGTAAAAGAAAACAGAATAATTAAAAATGATTACCCTAAAGACTGGTCAAAGTATAATTTTCTGAATGTATTATACCAGCCAAAAAATATGACTCCGGAAGAATTAGCAGAAAAATATTTTGATATTATTGTTGCTTTATATAAAAGAAAAAATATTTTAATGAGAGCACTTGTTACATTTATTCAAACAAGAAGCTACAAAATAACCAAAAATTCTTATCGTTTAAATATGAGAACTTATTTAAGCTATAAAAGAGCTTATGATAAATATCTGAAAAATAACCCTAATGCAAGAAAAATATAA
- a CDS encoding sulfotransferase encodes MNETKVNKLKDIPFFYIIGRPRSGTTLLQLFFDAHPNVQIPSECMYIAHLLGHYRNIKSWSKTNIDNFIRDLTNIWLYSSTKFDINKIEEELTLNIDSLSIDIALKIIAKNYKSVYEKKELMLLGDKNPFYSQVFGVIFTAIPNAKYILLIRDPRDNHVSLFNSRFTAPSITYDTMYWKKAIRSVELFQKYYPNRFYVLRYEDLVTETEKYVKEMCSFLEIPYVPEMLKYRERKTEEFTKVVFTNEEFFKANHTSILEPVNTKKIGGWRTRLTKSSIKKAERAAGEYLDKYGYERLSKTPGLWSRFSTIPGKTLYYFMEWLSKNAHKLPKSWQIKIVRNNHKVFALLWKIFVGKNKKI; translated from the coding sequence ATGAACGAAACAAAAGTTAATAAATTAAAAGATATCCCGTTTTTTTACATAATAGGAAGGCCTCGTTCAGGGACAACTTTACTGCAATTATTTTTTGATGCTCATCCAAATGTACAGATTCCTTCAGAGTGTATGTACATTGCTCATTTGTTAGGACATTATCGTAACATTAAATCATGGTCAAAAACCAATATTGATAACTTTATAAGAGATCTAACCAATATATGGTTATATAGCTCAACAAAGTTTGATATAAATAAGATTGAGGAAGAACTAACATTAAATATTGATTCTTTAAGCATTGATATTGCACTAAAGATAATTGCTAAGAATTATAAAAGTGTTTACGAGAAGAAAGAACTTATGCTTTTGGGCGATAAGAACCCTTTTTATTCTCAGGTTTTTGGAGTAATATTTACTGCTATTCCTAATGCTAAGTACATATTGTTAATTAGAGACCCGCGCGACAATCATGTTTCATTATTTAACTCGCGATTTACTGCTCCATCCATAACATATGATACAATGTATTGGAAAAAGGCTATTCGTTCTGTTGAACTTTTTCAGAAATACTATCCAAATAGATTTTATGTGCTTAGGTATGAGGATTTAGTAACTGAAACAGAAAAATATGTTAAGGAAATGTGTAGTTTTCTCGAAATTCCATATGTTCCCGAAATGCTGAAGTACAGGGAAAGAAAAACAGAAGAATTTACAAAAGTTGTATTTACAAACGAGGAATTTTTTAAGGCAAATCATACAAGTATTCTGGAGCCTGTTAATACAAAAAAAATAGGCGGGTGGAGAACAAGATTAACAAAATCTTCTATCAAAAAAGCTGAGCGAGCTGCCGGTGAATATTTAGATAAATATGGTTATGAAAGATTAAGTAAAACCCCCGGATTATGGTCACGTTTTTCTACAATACCTGGTAAGACTTTATATTATTTTATGGAGTGGTTAAGCAAGAATGCTCATAAACTTCCAAAAAGTTGGCAAATTAAAATTGTACGTAATAATCATAAAGTATTTGCTTTGTTATGGAAGATATTTGTTGGGAAAAATAAAAAAATATAA
- a CDS encoding sulfotransferase: MESEEINNLPFFFIIGRPRSGTTLLQLFFDAHPNVQIPSECLNIGQLFVHYGKIKQWNKDLVVNFMQDFYKTWMFTFDKFNNVQIEKELNENLSILNYSMICKIIAKNYNSVYNKEKLLICGDKNPLYSQMFAGIFPIIKDSKFIHLVRDPRDTHISLFNTHFVSPSITYNTRRWLNSVRTLDAYSKVFPDKIYTLRYEDLVVDPEKYLKEICIFLNIPFAPEMLNYLDKKDDITKVAFVNDNYKEKYHLSVCEKVNNKKVGQYKARLKPSKIRKAERVAGEWLTKYGYEKQYEKHGLWSFITTIPGLMLYHFIEWERKQVIHLPKKWQLKIALKSHVPFQYWWKLYGKKKL; the protein is encoded by the coding sequence TTGGAATCAGAAGAAATTAATAACCTTCCTTTCTTTTTTATCATTGGGCGACCTCGTTCAGGGACTACTTTATTGCAGCTTTTTTTTGATGCTCATCCAAATGTGCAGATTCCTTCGGAGTGTTTAAATATAGGACAGCTATTCGTACACTATGGTAAAATAAAACAGTGGAATAAGGATCTGGTTGTAAATTTCATGCAGGATTTTTATAAAACATGGATGTTTACTTTTGACAAGTTTAACAATGTTCAGATAGAAAAAGAATTGAATGAAAATCTGTCTATACTTAATTATAGTATGATTTGTAAAATAATTGCAAAAAATTACAATTCGGTTTATAACAAAGAAAAGCTTTTAATTTGTGGCGATAAAAATCCATTGTATTCACAGATGTTTGCAGGAATATTTCCAATTATTAAAGATTCAAAATTTATTCATCTTGTAAGAGACCCGCGTGATACTCATATTTCATTATTTAATACTCACTTTGTTTCTCCATCTATAACATATAACACAAGAAGATGGCTGAACTCTGTAAGAACTCTTGATGCATATTCCAAAGTATTTCCAGATAAAATATATACTCTCAGATACGAAGACCTGGTAGTGGACCCGGAAAAATATCTAAAAGAAATATGTATTTTTTTAAATATCCCGTTTGCCCCTGAAATGCTTAACTATCTTGATAAGAAAGATGATATAACCAAAGTTGCTTTTGTTAATGATAATTATAAAGAAAAATATCATCTTAGTGTTTGTGAAAAAGTAAATAATAAAAAGGTTGGTCAGTATAAAGCAAGGTTAAAACCGTCAAAAATCAGAAAGGCTGAGCGAGTTGCAGGAGAGTGGTTAACGAAGTATGGCTATGAAAAACAATATGAAAAACATGGATTGTGGTCATTTATTACAACAATACCTGGATTAATGTTATATCATTTTATAGAATGGGAGAGAAAACAGGTAATTCATTTGCCTAAAAAATGGCAACTGAAAATAGCTTTAAAATCTCATGTCCCTTTTCAATATTGGTGGAAGTTATATGGAAAAAAGAAATTATAA
- a CDS encoding polysaccharide biosynthesis C-terminal domain-containing protein, which produces MQKKISNRIILISSVFTVLLLAISSVILIRFLGPAQIGLFISIYLIPSMLIRLTMMGSRKTVIAHLVKGFYSDNEIVSSLFFLWIFSSIMAIGICMINFAIMQHADMTPLSQFFILVTIPLRLFLVYSISVFFGKTKFNFSILFRLLPDLFSVIIIFILVFSGKLTIAGAIITYFFLSLIFALFCFILLVRLFNIRFKYNKVIIKELSSIGLISALAFFIMQLNYRFDIILLYKYTSNYDVGIYALGTAFTMFLWIIPDAIGFIVKKKISEDSSPIILLNEILSLIRWSLIFGIITIAIMYILAPYLVTFIFGNKYQESVVILRNILPGIFFFIIFRTLRSFLYVLWKPGIIIKILVPTLIINIICNIYLIPVYGSIGAAWATNISYTLGGIATIIVFSYKMKISLIKIFYFRLHDFLILKKIAKIGIRRN; this is translated from the coding sequence ATGCAGAAAAAAATTTCAAATAGAATTATATTAATAAGTAGTGTTTTTACAGTATTATTATTAGCAATATCATCTGTAATACTTATTAGATTCTTAGGTCCTGCTCAGATAGGATTATTTATTTCAATATACTTAATACCAAGTATGTTAATTAGATTAACCATGATGGGTTCTCGAAAAACTGTAATTGCCCATCTGGTAAAAGGTTTTTATTCCGATAATGAAATTGTTTCATCGCTTTTCTTTTTATGGATATTCAGTAGTATCATGGCTATTGGTATTTGTATGATTAATTTTGCTATAATGCAACATGCCGACATGACTCCTCTTTCACAGTTCTTTATTTTAGTAACAATTCCACTTCGGCTTTTTCTTGTTTATTCTATTTCTGTTTTTTTTGGTAAAACAAAATTTAATTTTTCAATTTTATTTAGATTACTACCTGATTTATTTAGTGTAATAATCATCTTTATATTGGTTTTTTCAGGTAAATTAACCATTGCAGGTGCCATTATAACTTATTTCTTTTTAAGTTTAATATTTGCATTGTTTTGTTTTATACTCTTAGTTAGATTATTTAACATTAGATTCAAATACAATAAAGTAATAATTAAAGAGCTATCATCAATAGGGTTAATATCTGCACTGGCTTTCTTTATTATGCAACTTAATTACAGATTTGACATTATTTTGCTATATAAATATACTTCTAATTATGATGTTGGAATTTATGCTTTGGGAACTGCATTTACAATGTTTTTATGGATAATTCCAGATGCTATTGGTTTTATTGTTAAGAAAAAGATATCTGAAGATTCAAGTCCCATTATTTTATTAAATGAAATATTAAGTCTAATAAGATGGTCACTAATCTTCGGAATAATAACAATTGCAATAATGTATATTCTGGCACCTTATCTTGTGACATTTATTTTTGGAAATAAGTATCAGGAAAGTGTAGTTATTTTAAGAAACATCCTTCCCGGAATTTTTTTCTTTATTATTTTCAGAACGTTAAGAAGTTTTTTATATGTATTATGGAAACCTGGCATTATTATAAAAATTTTAGTTCCTACGCTTATAATAAATATTATTTGTAATATTTATCTGATACCTGTTTATGGTAGTATTGGTGCCGCCTGGGCGACTAATATCAGTTATACTTTGGGTGGTATTGCAACAATAATTGTATTTTCTTATAAAATGAAAATATCTTTGATTAAGATTTTTTATTTTCGCTTACATGATTTTCTTATCTTAAAAAAAATAGCAAAAATTGGAATCAGAAGAAATTAA